The Takifugu flavidus isolate HTHZ2018 chromosome 21, ASM371156v2, whole genome shotgun sequence genome has a window encoding:
- the LOC130518543 gene encoding solute carrier family 2, facilitated glucose transporter member 1-like isoform X2, translating to MEGQNKQVTGYLLFSLATAVIGSLQFGYNTGVINAPEQKLKSFFNDTWMERYKEPISPGVCTIVWSIAVAIFSVGGMVGSFSVGVMANRFGRRRSMFLVNCLAVIGGLLMGFSTICSSYEMVIAGRLVIGLFCGLFTGLTPMYVGEVSPTPLRGAFGTLHQLGVVLGILIAQIFGLEALLGSAKLWPLLLSLTVAPAVVQCILLPFCPESPRFLLINLKQEEQARKALVRLRGTEDVSADLQEMKEESAKMAMEKKVTIPELFRSPAFRQPLLIAIVLQLSQQLSGINAVFYYSTGIFESAGVKQPIYATIGAGVVNTIFTVVSLFLVEKAGRRTLHLLGLGGMAVSALVMTVTLLLQKSIPAMSYVAISAVMIFVAMFELGPGPIPWFIVAELFSQGPRPAAMAVAGCCNWTANFLVGISFPKLEELCGPWVFLIFTTFLIIFFIFTFFKVPETKGKTFDEIARSFGGSPPPVSVSAEDPPASSSAAENLTTSPVKEKVPLVEAPAADPPPATENTPLDKDKDKATVQESV from the exons AACAAGCAGGTAACAGGGTACCTGTTGTTCTCTCTGGCCACGGCCGTCATTGGATCTCTGCAGTTTGGCTACAACACAGGAGTCATCAATGCTCCAGAGCAG AAATTAAAATCCTTCTTCAACGACACCTGGATGGAACGATACAAAGAGCCAATCAGCCCAGGGGTCTGTACCATCGTCTGGAGCATCGCTGTTGCCATCTTCAGCGTGGGCGGCATGGTGGGCTCATTCAGCGTGGGAGTCATGGCAAACAGATTTGGAAG GCGTCGCTCCATGTTCCTGGTCAACTGCCTAGCAGTGATTGGGGGCCTCCTCATGGGCTTCTCAACAATCTGCTCCTCCTATGAAATGGTTATTGCTGGCCGTTTGGTCATTGGTCTGTTCTGTGGGCTCTTCACTGGCTTGACCCCCATGTACGTGGGTGAGGTGTCCCCCACTCCCCTGCGCGGAGCCTTTGGGACTCTTCACCAGCTCGGTGTGGTTCTGGGCATCCTGATCGCACAG ATCTTTGGTCTGGAGGCTCTGCTCGGCTCAGCCAAGCTGTGGCCCCTGCTGTTGTCTCTTACTGTGGCCCCTGCCGTGGTGCAGTGTATCCTGCTGCCCTTCTGCCCCGAGAGTCCCCGTTTCCTGCTCATCAACctgaagcaggaggagcaggcccgGAAGG CGTTGGTTCGCCTGCGCGGCACCGAAGACGTGTCTGCAGACCtgcaggagatgaaggaggagagtgCCAAGATGGCGATGGAGAAGAAGGTGACCATCCCCGAGCTTTTCCGCTCGCCTGCTTTCCGCCAGCCGCTCCTCATCGCCAtcgtcctgcagctctcccagCAGCTGTCAGGAATCAATGCT GTCTTTTATTACTCAACAGGCATCTTTGAATCAGCTGGTGTAAAACAGCCCATCTATGCCACCATCGGCGCCGGAGTCGTCAACACTATCTTCACCGTTGTTTCC CTCTTCCTGGTGGAGAAGGCTGGGAGGAGGACCCTGCACCTTCTGGGACTGGGAGGAATGGCGGTCAGTGCTCTGGTCATGACTGTCACCCTTCTGCTG CAAAAAAGCATTCCTGCGATGAGCTATGTGGCCATCAGTGCTGTCATGATATTTGTGGCTATGTTCGAGCTGGGTCCTGGTCCAATTCCGTGGTTCATTGTGGCCGAGCTCTTCTCCCAGGGTCCGCGCCCGGCGGCCATGGCTGTAGCTGGATGCTGCAACTGGACAGCCAACTTTCTGGTTGGAATTAGCTTCCCCAAACTAGAG GAGTTATGCGGGCCCTGggttttcctcattttcaccaccttcctcatcatcttttTCATCTTCACCTTCTTCAAAGTCCCAGAGACGAAGGGCAAGACCTTTGACGAAATCGCCCGTAGCTTCGGCGGCAGCCCGCCTCCCGTCTCCGTGTCCGCCGAGGACCCTCCAGCCAGttccagtgctgcagagaatcTTACCACCTCTCCAGTGAAGGAGAAGGTCCCACTGGTGGAGGCACCGGCAGCAGATCCTCCTCCCGCCACTGAAAACACGCCCCTtgataaagataaagataaagcCACGGTGCAGGAGAGTGTGTAG
- the LOC130518544 gene encoding flotillin-1 isoform X1 — MRNKAQSARSAVYRAHRLIPRNKPGEEKSSSSSRRINRYYTLLVVIYGFKTNLLTGFQSEEESANMFYTCGPNEAMVVSGLCRSPPLMIAGGRVFVIPCIQQIQRISLNTLTLNVKSDKVYTRHGVPISVTGIAQMKIQGQNKQMLAAACQMFMGKSEGEIAQIALETLEGHQRAIIAHLTVEEIYKDRKKFSEQVFKVASSDLVNMGISVVSYTLKDVHDDQDYLHSLGKARTAQVQKDARIGEAKNKRDAVIREAHAMQEKVSAQYKNEIDMAKAQRDYELKKAAYDIEVNTKKAESEMAYQLQVAKTKQRIEEEKMQVLVVERTQQIMLQEQEITRREKELEAKVKKPAEAERYRLEKLAEAERLKLIMEAEAEAESIRMKGEAEAFAVEAKGRAEAEQMTKKAEAFRQYRDGAMVDMLLEKLPLMAEEISKPLCEAHKVTMVSSGDGQVGAAKLSGEVLDMMTRIPEALEKLTGVSISQVNSHTG, encoded by the exons ATGCGCAATAAGGCGCAGAGCGCCCGTTCGGCTGTTTACCGTGCGCATCGGCTGATACCTAGGAATAAACCAGGTGAAGAAaaatcatcctcttcatcacgtcggaTCAATCGTTATTACACACTTTTAGTCGTAATTTATGGTTTTAAAACTAATCTGCTTACCG GTTTCCAGTCTGAGGAGGAATCTGCAAACATGTTTTACACCTGTGGTCCCAACGAGGCTATGGTGGTGTCAG GATTGTGTCGTTCCCCTCCACTGATGATTGCAGGAGGTCGAGTGTTTGTCATCCCGTGCATCCAGCAGATACAGAG GATCTCCCTGAACACTCTGACTCTGAACGTGAAGAGCGATAAAGTCTACACCCGCCACGGCGTCCCCATCTCTGTAACTGGAATTGCCCAG ATGAAGATTCAGGGTCAGAATAAACAGATGCTAGCTGCAGCCTGCCAGATGTTTATGGGGAAGTCCGAAGGAGAGATCGCCCAAATCGCCTTGGAGACTCTGGAGGGTCACCAGCGGGCCATCATCGCCCACCTGACTGTTGAG GAGATCtacaaagacaggaagaagtTCTCTGAGCAGGTTTTTAAGGTGGCGTCCTCTGACCTCGTCAACATGGGCATTAGCGTGGTCAGCTACACGCTAAAAGATGTTCACGATGACCAG GATTATCTGCATTCCCTGGGGAAGGCTCGGACGGCCCAGGTTCAGAAAGACGCTCGCATCGGAGAGGCCAAGAACAAGAGAGACGCTGTGATCAGG GAGGCTCACGCCATGCAGGAGAAAGTGTCGGCTCAGTATAAGAACGAGATTGACATGGCGAAGGCCCAGAGGGACTATGAGCTGAAAAAGGCAGCCTACGACATTGAAGTCAACACTAAGAAGGCTGAGTCAGAGATGGCCTATCAGCTACAG GTAGCAAAGACGAAGCAGCGCATCGAAGAGGAAAAAATGCAAGTGCTGGTGGTTGAGCGGACACAGCAGAtcatgctgcaggagcaggagatcaCCCGCAGGGAGAAAGAGCTGGAGGCCAAGGTGAAGAAGCCTGCAGAGGCCGAGAGGTACCGGCTGGAGAAGCTAGCTGAGGCTGAGCG TCTAAAGTTGATCATGGaggcagaagctgaagcagaGTCCATCAGG ATGAAAGGGGAGGCTGAGGCATTTGCGGTGGAGGCCAAGGGTCGTGCAGAGGCGGAGCAGATGACAAAGAAGGCAGAGGCCTTCCGGCAGTACAGGGATGGAGCCATGGTGGACATGCTGCTGGAGAAACTGCCTCTT ATGGCAGAGGAGATCAGCAAGCCCCTGTGTGAAGCCCATAAGGTTACCATGGTGTCCAGTGGTGATGGACAGGTGGGGGCAGCCAAACTCTCAGGAGAGGTTCTGGACATGATGACCCGCATCCCCGAGGCCTTGGAGAAGCTGACGGGAGTCTCCATCTCCCAG GTGAACTCACATACAGGCTGA
- the LOC130518543 gene encoding solute carrier family 2, facilitated glucose transporter member 1-like isoform X1: MEGQQNKQVTGYLLFSLATAVIGSLQFGYNTGVINAPEQKLKSFFNDTWMERYKEPISPGVCTIVWSIAVAIFSVGGMVGSFSVGVMANRFGRRRSMFLVNCLAVIGGLLMGFSTICSSYEMVIAGRLVIGLFCGLFTGLTPMYVGEVSPTPLRGAFGTLHQLGVVLGILIAQIFGLEALLGSAKLWPLLLSLTVAPAVVQCILLPFCPESPRFLLINLKQEEQARKALVRLRGTEDVSADLQEMKEESAKMAMEKKVTIPELFRSPAFRQPLLIAIVLQLSQQLSGINAVFYYSTGIFESAGVKQPIYATIGAGVVNTIFTVVSLFLVEKAGRRTLHLLGLGGMAVSALVMTVTLLLQKSIPAMSYVAISAVMIFVAMFELGPGPIPWFIVAELFSQGPRPAAMAVAGCCNWTANFLVGISFPKLEELCGPWVFLIFTTFLIIFFIFTFFKVPETKGKTFDEIARSFGGSPPPVSVSAEDPPASSSAAENLTTSPVKEKVPLVEAPAADPPPATENTPLDKDKDKATVQESV, encoded by the exons cAGAACAAGCAGGTAACAGGGTACCTGTTGTTCTCTCTGGCCACGGCCGTCATTGGATCTCTGCAGTTTGGCTACAACACAGGAGTCATCAATGCTCCAGAGCAG AAATTAAAATCCTTCTTCAACGACACCTGGATGGAACGATACAAAGAGCCAATCAGCCCAGGGGTCTGTACCATCGTCTGGAGCATCGCTGTTGCCATCTTCAGCGTGGGCGGCATGGTGGGCTCATTCAGCGTGGGAGTCATGGCAAACAGATTTGGAAG GCGTCGCTCCATGTTCCTGGTCAACTGCCTAGCAGTGATTGGGGGCCTCCTCATGGGCTTCTCAACAATCTGCTCCTCCTATGAAATGGTTATTGCTGGCCGTTTGGTCATTGGTCTGTTCTGTGGGCTCTTCACTGGCTTGACCCCCATGTACGTGGGTGAGGTGTCCCCCACTCCCCTGCGCGGAGCCTTTGGGACTCTTCACCAGCTCGGTGTGGTTCTGGGCATCCTGATCGCACAG ATCTTTGGTCTGGAGGCTCTGCTCGGCTCAGCCAAGCTGTGGCCCCTGCTGTTGTCTCTTACTGTGGCCCCTGCCGTGGTGCAGTGTATCCTGCTGCCCTTCTGCCCCGAGAGTCCCCGTTTCCTGCTCATCAACctgaagcaggaggagcaggcccgGAAGG CGTTGGTTCGCCTGCGCGGCACCGAAGACGTGTCTGCAGACCtgcaggagatgaaggaggagagtgCCAAGATGGCGATGGAGAAGAAGGTGACCATCCCCGAGCTTTTCCGCTCGCCTGCTTTCCGCCAGCCGCTCCTCATCGCCAtcgtcctgcagctctcccagCAGCTGTCAGGAATCAATGCT GTCTTTTATTACTCAACAGGCATCTTTGAATCAGCTGGTGTAAAACAGCCCATCTATGCCACCATCGGCGCCGGAGTCGTCAACACTATCTTCACCGTTGTTTCC CTCTTCCTGGTGGAGAAGGCTGGGAGGAGGACCCTGCACCTTCTGGGACTGGGAGGAATGGCGGTCAGTGCTCTGGTCATGACTGTCACCCTTCTGCTG CAAAAAAGCATTCCTGCGATGAGCTATGTGGCCATCAGTGCTGTCATGATATTTGTGGCTATGTTCGAGCTGGGTCCTGGTCCAATTCCGTGGTTCATTGTGGCCGAGCTCTTCTCCCAGGGTCCGCGCCCGGCGGCCATGGCTGTAGCTGGATGCTGCAACTGGACAGCCAACTTTCTGGTTGGAATTAGCTTCCCCAAACTAGAG GAGTTATGCGGGCCCTGggttttcctcattttcaccaccttcctcatcatcttttTCATCTTCACCTTCTTCAAAGTCCCAGAGACGAAGGGCAAGACCTTTGACGAAATCGCCCGTAGCTTCGGCGGCAGCCCGCCTCCCGTCTCCGTGTCCGCCGAGGACCCTCCAGCCAGttccagtgctgcagagaatcTTACCACCTCTCCAGTGAAGGAGAAGGTCCCACTGGTGGAGGCACCGGCAGCAGATCCTCCTCCCGCCACTGAAAACACGCCCCTtgataaagataaagataaagcCACGGTGCAGGAGAGTGTGTAG
- the LOC130518544 gene encoding flotillin-1 isoform X3, producing MFYTCGPNEAMVVSGLCRSPPLMIAGGRVFVIPCIQQIQRISLNTLTLNVKSDKVYTRHGVPISVTGIAQMKIQGQNKQMLAAACQMFMGKSEGEIAQIALETLEGHQRAIIAHLTVEEIYKDRKKFSEQVFKVASSDLVNMGISVVSYTLKDVHDDQDYLHSLGKARTAQVQKDARIGEAKNKRDAVIREAHAMQEKVSAQYKNEIDMAKAQRDYELKKAAYDIEVNTKKAESEMAYQLQVAKTKQRIEEEKMQVLVVERTQQIMLQEQEITRREKELEAKVKKPAEAERYRLEKLAEAERLKLIMEAEAEAESIRMKGEAEAFAVEAKGRAEAEQMTKKAEAFRQYRDGAMVDMLLEKLPLMAEEISKPLCEAHKVTMVSSGDGQVGAAKLSGEVLDMMTRIPEALEKLTGVSISQVNSHTG from the exons ATGTTTTACACCTGTGGTCCCAACGAGGCTATGGTGGTGTCAG GATTGTGTCGTTCCCCTCCACTGATGATTGCAGGAGGTCGAGTGTTTGTCATCCCGTGCATCCAGCAGATACAGAG GATCTCCCTGAACACTCTGACTCTGAACGTGAAGAGCGATAAAGTCTACACCCGCCACGGCGTCCCCATCTCTGTAACTGGAATTGCCCAG ATGAAGATTCAGGGTCAGAATAAACAGATGCTAGCTGCAGCCTGCCAGATGTTTATGGGGAAGTCCGAAGGAGAGATCGCCCAAATCGCCTTGGAGACTCTGGAGGGTCACCAGCGGGCCATCATCGCCCACCTGACTGTTGAG GAGATCtacaaagacaggaagaagtTCTCTGAGCAGGTTTTTAAGGTGGCGTCCTCTGACCTCGTCAACATGGGCATTAGCGTGGTCAGCTACACGCTAAAAGATGTTCACGATGACCAG GATTATCTGCATTCCCTGGGGAAGGCTCGGACGGCCCAGGTTCAGAAAGACGCTCGCATCGGAGAGGCCAAGAACAAGAGAGACGCTGTGATCAGG GAGGCTCACGCCATGCAGGAGAAAGTGTCGGCTCAGTATAAGAACGAGATTGACATGGCGAAGGCCCAGAGGGACTATGAGCTGAAAAAGGCAGCCTACGACATTGAAGTCAACACTAAGAAGGCTGAGTCAGAGATGGCCTATCAGCTACAG GTAGCAAAGACGAAGCAGCGCATCGAAGAGGAAAAAATGCAAGTGCTGGTGGTTGAGCGGACACAGCAGAtcatgctgcaggagcaggagatcaCCCGCAGGGAGAAAGAGCTGGAGGCCAAGGTGAAGAAGCCTGCAGAGGCCGAGAGGTACCGGCTGGAGAAGCTAGCTGAGGCTGAGCG TCTAAAGTTGATCATGGaggcagaagctgaagcagaGTCCATCAGG ATGAAAGGGGAGGCTGAGGCATTTGCGGTGGAGGCCAAGGGTCGTGCAGAGGCGGAGCAGATGACAAAGAAGGCAGAGGCCTTCCGGCAGTACAGGGATGGAGCCATGGTGGACATGCTGCTGGAGAAACTGCCTCTT ATGGCAGAGGAGATCAGCAAGCCCCTGTGTGAAGCCCATAAGGTTACCATGGTGTCCAGTGGTGATGGACAGGTGGGGGCAGCCAAACTCTCAGGAGAGGTTCTGGACATGATGACCCGCATCCCCGAGGCCTTGGAGAAGCTGACGGGAGTCTCCATCTCCCAG GTGAACTCACATACAGGCTGA
- the LOC130518544 gene encoding flotillin-1 isoform X2: MRNKAQSARSAVYRAHRLIPRNKPGEEKSSSSSRRINRYYTLLVVIYGFKTNLLTGFQSEEESANMFYTCGPNEAMVVSGLCRSPPLMIAGGRVFVIPCIQQIQRISLNTLTLNVKSDKVYTRHGVPISVTGIAQMKIQGQNKQMLAAACQMFMGKSEGEIAQIALETLEGHQRAIIAHLTVEEIYKDRKKFSEQVFKVASSDLVNMGISVVSYTLKDVHDDQDYLHSLGKARTAQVQKDARIGEAKNKRDAVIREAHAMQEKVSAQYKNEIDMAKAQRDYELKKAAYDIEVNTKKAESEMAYQLQVAKTKQRIEEEKMQVLVVERTQQIMLQEQEITRREKELEAKVKKPAEAERYRLEKLAEAERLKLIMEAEAEAESIRMKGEAEAFAVEAKGRAEAEQMTKKAEAFRQYRDGAMVDMLLEKLPLVRNSR; this comes from the exons ATGCGCAATAAGGCGCAGAGCGCCCGTTCGGCTGTTTACCGTGCGCATCGGCTGATACCTAGGAATAAACCAGGTGAAGAAaaatcatcctcttcatcacgtcggaTCAATCGTTATTACACACTTTTAGTCGTAATTTATGGTTTTAAAACTAATCTGCTTACCG GTTTCCAGTCTGAGGAGGAATCTGCAAACATGTTTTACACCTGTGGTCCCAACGAGGCTATGGTGGTGTCAG GATTGTGTCGTTCCCCTCCACTGATGATTGCAGGAGGTCGAGTGTTTGTCATCCCGTGCATCCAGCAGATACAGAG GATCTCCCTGAACACTCTGACTCTGAACGTGAAGAGCGATAAAGTCTACACCCGCCACGGCGTCCCCATCTCTGTAACTGGAATTGCCCAG ATGAAGATTCAGGGTCAGAATAAACAGATGCTAGCTGCAGCCTGCCAGATGTTTATGGGGAAGTCCGAAGGAGAGATCGCCCAAATCGCCTTGGAGACTCTGGAGGGTCACCAGCGGGCCATCATCGCCCACCTGACTGTTGAG GAGATCtacaaagacaggaagaagtTCTCTGAGCAGGTTTTTAAGGTGGCGTCCTCTGACCTCGTCAACATGGGCATTAGCGTGGTCAGCTACACGCTAAAAGATGTTCACGATGACCAG GATTATCTGCATTCCCTGGGGAAGGCTCGGACGGCCCAGGTTCAGAAAGACGCTCGCATCGGAGAGGCCAAGAACAAGAGAGACGCTGTGATCAGG GAGGCTCACGCCATGCAGGAGAAAGTGTCGGCTCAGTATAAGAACGAGATTGACATGGCGAAGGCCCAGAGGGACTATGAGCTGAAAAAGGCAGCCTACGACATTGAAGTCAACACTAAGAAGGCTGAGTCAGAGATGGCCTATCAGCTACAG GTAGCAAAGACGAAGCAGCGCATCGAAGAGGAAAAAATGCAAGTGCTGGTGGTTGAGCGGACACAGCAGAtcatgctgcaggagcaggagatcaCCCGCAGGGAGAAAGAGCTGGAGGCCAAGGTGAAGAAGCCTGCAGAGGCCGAGAGGTACCGGCTGGAGAAGCTAGCTGAGGCTGAGCG TCTAAAGTTGATCATGGaggcagaagctgaagcagaGTCCATCAGG ATGAAAGGGGAGGCTGAGGCATTTGCGGTGGAGGCCAAGGGTCGTGCAGAGGCGGAGCAGATGACAAAGAAGGCAGAGGCCTTCCGGCAGTACAGGGATGGAGCCATGGTGGACATGCTGCTGGAGAAACTGCCTCTTGTAAGAAACTCTAGATAG